Below is a genomic region from Thalassophryne amazonica chromosome 3, fThaAma1.1, whole genome shotgun sequence.
AAAAGATCAACCACAGAAATTTTAAAGTTGAAACTTGCATGAGACCTTGCTGTAAATAAAAGTTGCTGCTTGAATAGGTAACAGAAGTTGTCTGCGACATGTATAAGTTTTTAACCCATGCAAATGGGTAGAAATCGCTTTGCCAAACAGTTACACAAATTTTGCATGTTACCTAGATAAGTTGGAAAGTATACTTGAGCAGTCTGTCCAAATGTAAAATAATTCTAAATGTGATATAACAGTCTTCAAAAATAAGGCAGGGTGTTTGGTCAACATTAACTTCGTAGAAACGGAAATGTTTTATTGTGTACTACACCTTTTGTTTGAATATTGTGGCATATGTGTGTGTTGACGTGCACTAGACTATTTTCTAATGTTACAGAAACCCAGCATTCTTCAGAGGTATTCCAAGGTAAATGTTTCCTTTGGAGAAACTTCAGACTGGAAAAAATGAAATTTTACTGAAAGGCCATCCAGATTCCAAATATACTGTACAAAGTGtgattttaaagtttttttttttttaactactagGGAAAGTGCTGAACAGTAAGCAGTAGTGGTTCTTTGGCTCAGTCACTGAGGATGCTGGGTGATGAAAAAACAGTTTTATACAGACAGACTATATTTTATCTTGTACGACAAGTCTACAACATAAAGAACTCCAATGCTTTGAATGGTTCAGCAGTTTCCATATACATATTTAATAGTGAGAACAGCACACATGCAGCTAACTTGTGTGCAGTGGAAAAAGTAAACCTGCAAGTGCTTCTTGAAATTATGACATGTATACTAGCTCCCCCTCAAAACACTGAATCCCAGCATTTACAAGACTtacgggggttggtaaggttagacttaactgtgaaatgccttgaggcagctttgtgatttggcactatataaattaattgaattaCTATTCTAACAATTGAGAATTCCAATACCCACTTTATTGAAGAAAACTACTAAAATTTCCAATCTCATAAAAATCTTGATTTGTTTGGAGGTGTATTACCTGCTACACAATTGCCAATGACTCATAAAAATGTAAACTTTAAAAAGTATTATGCTAgaccattttaaaataaatttgtaaGGTGAAAAATGATACAGAATCAAGTGTGGATTATGGAGTTGTCAAAAATACCATAGTATTCTCAAATACGTTTATTTTAAAACCACTCTAATAATCTTTACTGTTTTCAATGCATTTTTGGATTCCAGTGCATTCATAAAATGCAGTTTTAAATTTTTTGGTACAATACAGGTACATTCTAAAACTCATATCTACTTATCCAAATTATCTATTCATTACAAGATTTGAGATTCTTCAATAAAGAGAAAGCACTTAATTTCCCCACCTCAACCCTGTGACCCACATTAAACATGAGGTAATATCCTTGATGTGCTTCAAGTATCTAAAAGTGGATGATTACCACCTGATGTTAGAAAAAGAGAATCAAAAGCAAACTAATTTCTTTGGACAAACATTTGAAATGTTTGCACAACATCACAGAGACAAGATAATTTATTTAAGGTCACAAGTGAACAACCTTCAATTTTGAAGAACACATCTCACCCGTTTAACTGAATGGGGGTGGTGGCAGTTGACTTCCTCTTAATAACATAGCAACATGTCAAATGCCACATGCATTTGCTCAaaatatcaatttttttttttttttttatgaatatgcctctttatacaacccctggcaaaaattatggaatcaccggcctcggaggatgttcagtctgtcgtttaattttgtagaaaaaaaagcagatcacatacataacacaaaactaaagtcatttcaaatggcaactttctggctttaagaaacactataagaaatcaagaaaaaaagattgtggcagtcagtaacggttacttttttagaccaagcagaggaaaaaaatatggactcactcaattctgaggaataaattatggaatcaccctgtaaatttccatccccaaaactaacagctgcatcaaatcacatctgctcgacattaaccctatgtcatgaaattgaccctatgtctttttgcaaggaatgttttcagtttttgctctatggcaagatgcattatcttcttgaaaaatgatttcatcatccttaaacatcagaaaagtgtccaaaatatcaacgtaaacttgtgcatttattgatgatgtaatgacagccatctccccagtgcctttacatgacatgcagccccatatcatcaatgactgtggaaatttacatgttgtcttcaggcagtcatctttataaatctcattggaaaggcaccaaacaaaagttccagcatcatcaccttgcccaatgcagattcgagattcatcactgaatgactttcatccagtcatccacagtccacaattgcttttctttagcccattgtaaccttgtttttttctgtttaggtgttaatgatggctttcgtttagcttttctgtatgtaaatcccatttcctttaggcggtttcttacagttcggtcacagacgactccagtttcctcccattcgttcctcatttgttttgttgtgcattatcgatttttgagacatattgctttaagttttctgtcttgacgctttgatgtcttccttggtctaccagtatgtttgcctttaacaaccttcccatgttgtgtgtatttggtccagagtttagacacagctgactgtgaacaaccaacatcttttgcaacattgcgtgatgatttaccctcttttaagagtttgataatcctctcctttgtttcaactgacatctctctcccatgattcatgtcagtccacttggtgcaacagctctccaaggtgtgatcactcctttttagatgcagactaacaagcagatgtgatttgatgcaggtgttagttttggtgatgaaaatttacagggtgattccataatttattcctcggaattgagtgagtccatatttttttcctctgcttggtctaaaaaagtaaccgttactgactgccacaatctttttttcttgatttcttatagtgtttcttaaagccagaaagttgccatttgaaatgactttagttttgtgtcatgtctgtgatctgcttttttttctacaaaattaaacaactgaatgaacatcctccgaggccggagattccataatttttgccaggggttgtaatcttgAATTACTAGTAAGTGATCAAAATGTACCTGGACTATAACAAGAACTTCAATGCTCAATGTATATTTGGTTAAACATCTGCTTCAAGGTCAGAATGAAAAAGGCACAATACAATGAACTAAACACACCAAAATCATTTAAATACAGCATAAATACCACTGGTTTGATGGTTTAAAGAGTAGGAGAACCATGTTGAGTTTTGGAAATCTCTAGAAACCTCTTCAGTAGTGCCTGTAATTGTGGCAGTGATACTAGTTTCACCTTTCTCATTGAGAGAATGTACAGGGCATGTTTGTTCTATAAAATAGTTTAATGTAATCTTAGTACTCTGGCAGGAATCAGTGCAACAAATGCCATCatagaaaataaaaattaaatgcgtttctctcacacacacaaaggccTTCATTTTTCACTTAAAATATCTCAAACTCATTCAAGCACAAACACACTGAACCATCAATCTCGCCCTGACACAAAGTGCTATACCAAGTCACTGACAGCCTCTCATCTATTTGTTGGACTTAGACCTGGTTTACGGGTTTGGTCTGCTGCTCATTTAGGTGAAGACAAATTAAAATCTTGTGCCCCATCAATCCCACatggaccaaaaaataaaattaaaaatcttTCCAGAACTTAAGGTACATTTGGAAATATATTTCGTAACCATGTATCAAAATCTCTCCAGATTTCTTTCTAGCTGAGCCTATCAGATATTCACGTAAGGAATTCTTTTTAAATCTCTGAAGTGGGTGAAAAAAGCCCCCAGGGACTAAATCTGATTCCTTTAAAACACGTGCTGTGCATCAAGTTTGAATCTTAAAACTGGAGCAAGGCACATTTGAGGATAAAAAAATCCACTAACTGTCTACAATTAATTGAAAGTGCATTTTTAATTTATTCTTCAAAGTGCATTTAAAATGATTGGGAAAACCTTCAGAATATTTAAAATACAAATTCGATGTCTATCTTAATGGTGGTACATAGTAACTGTACCAACTTGAAATATTGTTGCTTTCACATACTTTAGTTCCTGTACAGACCAAACCCAGTCAGATCTTGCCTTCAGTGTAAAACCAAAGCTGTTGGTGAAGCTTCATTCTCAGTCAACAACATGCTCTCCACGGACAATGTGTGAGGAGAATTCATAGCGGTCCTGGCTGCGGTGGCCACAGATGTTACACTCGAAAGGCTGACGAAAACCGTGGCAGCCCATGTGGATGGTAAACATGACGTGGTCCAGGAAAAGCACGCGACAGTGCTCGCATCGGAAAGAACGCACAGCTCGCCCTTCTCCGTCTACAACTCGAAAAGCCTCTCTGGATGTAGAGGAGGGAGCTGTAGGAGACCCGGGTATTGGAACAATTGCAGGAGGTGGGGGGGCTGAGTGGCCCCCTTCCTCCCTGTCTTTGGCGTGGCTGGGGCTGTGCCTGTCCCTACTCCTGTGGTGCACAACAGCAGGAGGCGCTGGTTTGTGGTTGCTGGAGGGCAGGAGATGATGGTTGCTGGTACTGTTGCTGTATAGAGCTGGAACAGTACTGTTGCACGGTTCATCTAGCATACTCTCTGTGTCTGTAGAATCCTGACAGCCGTTACTTGGTGAGGCCACATGACTTCGACCCCCAGGTAAGTCCTCATGGCTCTCTGCTGCCTCCCTGCTTCCGACACCAACAGAACCCAACCCAACTCCAGTCCCTGTGCACTCCATCCTCAAACCAAGACCAACAGAAGTGTGAGCAGAGCTGATCATTGGATTGAGTTCTGATAAACATGAAGCGTGTGCATTGGGAAGCTGTAGCGGTCTCACTGTATCTGATACCCCTCCTCCACAACCTGCGTAATCTCCTTCAAGACTGGTAAAGTGTGGGGTTCCAAGGTCTACATGGTGCATGACTCCATCTTTTTCTCCACCAGCACTGAGCTCATAAGGTGCATCTGCAAGGCTGAGGCGCATGTGCTTCTGTCCTGCAATAAAGAAACAGTCTTAGAACAGGGCACAAAAGAGCTCCATGACAGTTCACAACAACACTGTGTAGAAAACTAATGccaagtttttatttttgcttcattCCAGGTTTCACACCTTTGCTAACACAAACTCTGAATGGACCTGTATTTGTAAAGCTATTACTAGAGTAGAACTAACTAACCAAAACTAAGCTCATTAACTTGGAcattgattaatcattttaggtgtgtgcattttgttgtttgtttttgtttttaaacacatCCCAATCTAATTTAATTTCAGGTTTGTTTTCTGGTTTCCTCACTTCTAAAGGCAGTAAACTGGATATCTTTGGATTATGGATAAAATTAAATATTTGAGGATGTTATCTTGGGCTTTGAAAGACTGATCAATAATTATCACCGTtttgtgacattttatggaccaaaggGGGGATTAATCCacaaaataatcaacagattaactgacaatgaaaatcatTTTGCAgcagtgcttttttctttttgtgtctcaGAAAAAACAAAAGTCTGTGAAAGATGTTCTTCCATATTTTCCCAATAAAAGCCTTTGTAATTTTTGACACATATCCTTtacatttgtaaaataaatactttttaagACTTAATATTTACATGCAACATTGAAAGTTATTAGTGGAATGTACAGTTATGACTTACTGCAAAATTAACAAATGGATAATCGACTAATCTGAAAACAATCAGAGCAATTTAAAAATACTTATGacatttatcaaaaaaaaaattgtgaggaTTAATCAATTACAAAAACATTAATAATTAGTTGTGTGAATGAGACTGGTTATCAATGAACCACCAACTGACTCAATACTCACAGGAAAAGCAGAAGTGCTGAAAATCACAGAGCACTGTAATCAATACATTCCTATTAATTTTTGAAAGCCATTTCTGATGTACTCAACATTCTAATTCGGCATTTTAGCAGTTGTGCTTTTACTgtctttgtctttgaacatccatTGCAAGTAGAGTTTTTCAAGTGCTAACGCCGACTCCCATTAACAACTTTTGATAACCGATTTGTAATCGGTCAAGTTTGGAATACCGCATTTTCTGGCATAAAGGTTGCagggttttttggggttttttttgttttttttgggggggggggggggggggggggggggggggggggacttataCTCAGCTGCGccttatatacagaaaaatcatacatttattATTCGTAATTATATATaatgcctgaatagatccttgtcatttgattggtttgTATGTCAATGACATGTATTAGTCATACAATTTGCCAGAGTGTTTAATTTACTGGGCAATTCTGGTActatttagtgtgcaattttggtactatatgttttgtgctattgcacgctgcAACCACCAGGCACGCTCACACTAAGGTTGAcggtgcttagcttaaaaacaaacatggcagggtttgttttTGTGACAGACGACAATTTGAATGAGCTTAAGATCAGTATGCCATAAactgtctggaggcatttgccgTATTTGCTGGGACGTCTGTAGCTGAAGTACAAGCGCTGTCAGATGAAaagctcaacaaatttctgtcgCGATTTTTTGTTGGACTGAGGAAAACAAatggcagtctgtacatgaagaagCCAGTGCACGGCGTCAGATACGGACTACATTGTCAGGATTGTTTCtgaactgtttttgcaagttgacgagaacaattttggattggattgctatttaaagttcatgattGACTATtgggaacctcttgacctcaaacgaCCAGcggcacacaccaaaatgtaagtcccttttttcttgtttataaatttataaaacatcaaatgacaagggcatattttaggtgttatataaaacaaataatgaatgttttttcattcgtgtaatggaaagaatatttcattcagtgaaatATGAAATGTTCCATCTTTTACTTCATGAATTCTTATCATTGCACTcgtaaacattaattatttgtataatattgatATAGGACTTTCATGGGCATCaacgcactaaacaaaataaactccaataataaaagaataaataccaaGAATaagaagtacactacaacaatacgCAATAATCtcaaattaatgagctgataatacagaaaaaggtgtaTCTTATATGCCAATATGAcgtatatgggtttttcctcttgaagaggcattttttttaacaggtaTGACTTATACTCCTAAAAATACAGTATGCTTAAAAGAATTTGAGACATCAGGATCAatcttgattaaaaaaaagtgaaTAGTCTGATTTTTACTGGTAAAGATCAGGTAAGAGTGGGCAATCGGGTCCAACAAGCAGTAATCAGGACTTTCCCAATTTTAGAATCGGGGTGAAAAATAAACTAACAGACTAGGTAGGGTCCTCCTTTGCAAAAATGAAACCCATAAAAAGCATGTTATGCTCCTCGACCGAAGACATTTTAGAGATTTTAAGATACATTTTTATCTTTTGCATATGACATTGTAGAGGAAtataaatttagaaaaaaaatataGGGGGTGTGAATGTAGACAGTCCCATGCTCAATTTGTCTAATACATGTAAAACTCGAATTAGGATTACTGTCGCTTACAAAGATAGAAGCCTGGAACCTGAAAAGCTGCCACATATCAAATAATTACGACAGTATTTGCATGAAAGACATGAAATAAATAGTGTGGGTGATTACCACTCATAATGTAAATATATGTACAGATACAGACAGACCCATGCATTGTATTAGTGCACAGTGGACAACAGTTGCTTATCTGTTGCTGCATGACTTAATACTACATATAGTCCTATGGCTTGGGTTAGAATAATGATTAAGTTTTTCTAATATATCGCCAGCAATCGTCTGCCCCATTTATGTTAAATTTCCCAAATCAAAAAGCTGTTAAAAAGGTGCATCAGTTTCTTTGACCTTCGCATGAAGAACAATGAAATGTGCATATGATGAAGCCTGATGGATTTTTGCCATTAGAGTTTGTGCTACACAGCCGCCAGAGAGTAAATACTAACAACTTAATTTTGCTGTCAGTCCTGAAGCCATATGAACTATTCTACACTTAATGCGGAAAACGCATCCTCACAACTCCTCCACGCTGACTATTTGCAACCATAACACTAAAACATACCCCTTTCTTGATTCAGTTTATAACTGAATTTAAAGATGATCATGCCACTTTGTGTAAGTAAAATCCGGAAAGGTGGTCACATTGTTATGTCAATGCTCACCTACAAATTTCTGTGGTGTGGATCTCTTGCGTTTGGTGACGCTGTTGGTAAACCGATCGATAAAAGCCATCTTGTCTGAGGAGGGTTGCAGTAGAGAGTCTGGTATAAACTCTAGCTCTCTCATCTCCTCTCCTGCACAGGGTGCAAACAAATTGTTGTGTAAATTTTCATGTATTCTTACAAAAGGACAGAGTTTATCTCAAATGTGTAAAGCCCCTATGTGGActtctttttttcttaatgtgACTGTATTGGGGTTATTCCGTAAAACATCTACAATAGCGCTGTTTTTGATATGAACACTTGGTGCAACAAAGTTGAAAGTTATCAAATTCTACAAATTGTGGTGTccccgaccgaacggtcccccctaaaaatcggtccaccctgccttcactgcgcatgcgtcatcagccgcggttcacggatcatcacctcatttctgcttaaaactgcaatccagtcatcatctatctcagcaacagatatctgaagcttttgtacaacaatcattaccacataaattcagcattatttcatcataaaagacgcaggaagcgatcagagcaccgcagctacacaagcagctagctgatgcattcactgcacgtcggtcatttcaaagcgtcacagagtatcacctcatttctgcttaaaatcgccttgtttctgcttaaaactgacttcagaatgatttaagaggttttaccttgtaatctgatggttaataatgacattaatccatttgatcgctttgggtgaagagactctgtctcagacaagcggctgagctctgaaatgacgcaggtgcagtgaaggcagggcggaccaatttttagtggactgtttggtctgcgacaatGGCTTTAAGTTGTGTGCCATTTCCAatcaaaatacaaaatgaaaacataacaaaatggactATTCTGTCAATTATTGCTTGATGGTTGTACATACAGAAAGTATTTGCAGCACTGCACgttccacattttttttctaagtccaaaatggatgaaatttttttttctcctcaaaatttgacacacaacaccccataatgacaatgtgaaaaaacgtTTTATAtgagatttttgcacatttattaaaaataaaaagtgcatgtcagagcacaaaccaattatgaagtcaaaggaattgcctgtagacctccaagacaggattgcctttaggcacaaatctggggaagggtacagaaacttttCTATTGCTTTGAAGGTTCTAataagcacagtgacctccatcatctgtaaatggaagatgtttggatccactaggactcttcagagagctggctgcccatctaaactgagctattgggggagaagggtcttGGTCAAGaaatgaccaagaacccaatggtcactctgtcaaagctcgaGCATTCCtcggtggagagaggagaaccttccagaaggacaactatctttgCAGTAATCCACAAATCAGGCGTGTATggaatggaagccactccttcgtagAAGGCACAAGGCAGCCCACCGAGAGTTTGCCAaacggcacctgaaggactctcagaccatgagaaacaaaattctttggtctgatgaaataaagactgaactctttggcgtgaatgccaggcaacatgtttggaggaaaccaggtaccgctCATCTcctagccaataccatccctacagtgaagcatggtggtggcagcatcatgctgtgaggatgtttttcagcagcaggaactgggagactagtcaggattgagggaaagatgaatgcagcaatgtacagagacatcctggatgaaaatctgctccacagcgctcttgacctcagactggggtgatggttcatctttcagcaagtcaatgaccctaagcacacagccaagataacaaaggagtggcttcaggacaactctgtgaatgtccttgagtggcccagtcagagccttgacctgaatctgattgaacatctctggagagatctgaaaatggctgtgcaccgacgctctccatccaacctgatggagcttgagaggtgctgcaaagaggaatgggcaaaactgcccaaagataggtgcaccaagcttacttaaggctataattgctgccaaatgtgcatcaacaacgtAATGAGCAAAGCACGTGAATacttatttatgtacatgtgatttcttagttttttactttttaataaatctggaaaaaaaaaaacttttttcatgttctcactatagggtgttgtgagtagacatGATTGAACATGGTAcatgtcacctcgctgtgggggaaggagccggagcttgtgggCCTCGTAtccatgcacagcctcggctccagaaccactctccttgatcggGTTGAACCTTACTGTTCTCTGAAGTTGCCATGGGTGTGAGGCACTGGATGGGTATTGGGATACTCAGGAGTCCCAGGCTGATTGCCACTATGTTGGAGGCAGATGAGACGGTTACCTCCCTGCACCTTCGAGTAGCGGAGGGAAAActctgtttgtgcatatgcactaaACACCAGTTCAGACTACTCAGCCTTCTttgcacacatgggcaatgacagacacctggagaggtgtgattgggaggaacaacCCCCTGATCAAAACCCGAGCAGTTAATttaatcaattcaatttcaatttaatcatcttacaatgcgccaaatcacacaaaagccgtctcaaggcacctcacacagaacaattcaatataaaaattaaataaataattaaaaatgaataaaaaattcaaatacataattaaaaacagaagtaaaagaataaaacagataaaaactaATAACTAAAGCAGTTATTTGTTACtggatttctgtgctagtcatggactatcCATAACAAACATCGTGTTTGAATAAGTGTACACGGTACCAGAGCATCCTAGGCCCAAGgtcgatgatcaattttgtgattgtctcatctgatctgaggccgcatgttatggacactcgggtgaagagaggagcagagctCTTAACTGATCGCCATCTGGTTGAGAGTTTGATCAGAGGGTGGCGAGGACTTCAGGCAAACCCAGTAAGCCTAAACtgatagtgtgggtgaactgggaatgtctggggagcccactgtctgacagatcttcaactcacacctccgatgGAGCTTTTTGGCATCCTTGTGACGGTTGagagcattgaaccagaatgggcaatgttcaaagcttccatttctgaagctgcagtggggtgctgtggcctgaaggtcttaggtgcctcaaggggaggCAACCCTCAACCACCTTGGTGGACatcagtggtcagggaagctgtggaacaaccgaccagctcttcactctcacaaggatcctagaGGAGGCCTGGGAGTATGGCCattcagtctacatgtgttttgtgggcttggagaaggcatatgatcgggtaccccgggagatgcaCCCCGGCTGGACAGGATGATTTCTGTGGCAGATGCGGGAGGACTCCGCTGTAATaacagatccaacgagtggctcGATGAACCCCCCCAACCCCTTCCTCCCCTGACGGTGGACTGGGCGCCTGCAGGGgagcagcttgggactccggcaaggacggttgcattcctcccctctcctcctttttctgttccctccacccccccaccccccgtgtctctccacccccctcaccctggcttcctccctgccacctcgaagccagcgcagtttttactgctgcagccttcaaccccccaaGCTGGGCAGCACGGGCCCCTCccactgcagccttcacccactttgcctcaattcggatgacagactgtttcaaagtttagtgtacataaacaatgtcaaatgtatatgtgttgtctttaattctgatatgtgccattattacgtaaacaagtaataattgtggattaattgctgtatcttgtctgaggtaattggagtgtaaacatcatttcgttgttgttgcacttgtgtaatgacaatgacaataaatctcatatcATGGACTCTTGACAATTATtgctgtgttgtgttctgtattgtaaacctttttggttgaatggcctaagtagtgggtcacccctttgagtctggtctgcttgaggtttcttcctcaatagcatcagagggagattttccttaccactgtcgcatgtgtgcttgctctaggggtttttAGTATTGTGATCATCGAGCGGCAGCCAGTCATAAGGCTACAACATGTGATTGCCACATGCTCGTTAGCGATATGCTGCTGCATGgtttgttgtgacatgcccacctcttccacaatttctcggatagtcacacgaccgaaaagccaccgaaagccgtcttaatcttccgaatggtggtcctgttagaagtggcttttcataagctaaattagatgtgaatgtccagagtatgtatttagttcatgaatcaaagtttttcagtttctgaactctttttcagaaaattttcacagaacattggttatctttgctatgcataatttgttgttgtattttggcaCTTGGGTTCTGATTCtgagagacaaacaaacaggcataaaattggaacctccatccaattttggtgatgtaggtacatccataacagaaaaatgagagtgactgaggcacttttgattgagatacaatgtaaaatgggtttttcaatattaaatttaaatgttcctaaaatccacaatccagatcagatctagatcaaactttctcaggcaatagtgagtgccagtctgcacctcactttcaaatataagagtgattggagcatgtttaagatataatgtaaaatatacactaacctgggtttcaaatgttaaatttaaatggccacaacatCTGTAATGACTTTGAAAATGGAaa
It encodes:
- the LOC117506993 gene encoding zinc finger protein Eos-like isoform X4; amino-acid sequence: MRLYQQNNFSETTLTGTGGDSSMEREFSGSLGGPTVSTPNSKENSPSRSLSANSIKVELYSDEDRCCTTEDEKGERVEEPGAEQVTETAGGYRELSSVEPIPTGSTRLPNGKLKCDICGMICIGPNVLMVHKRSHTGERPFQCIQCGASFTQKGNLLRHIKLHSGEKPFKCPFCSYACRRRDALSGHLRTHAGEEMRELEFIPDSLLQPSSDKMAFIDRFTNSVTKRKRSTPQKFVGQKHMRLSLADAPYELSAGGEKDGVMHHVDLGTPHFTSLEGDYAGCGGGVSDTVRPLQLPNAHASCLSELNPMISSAHTSVGLGLRMECTGTGVGLGSVGVGSREAAESHEDLPGGRSHVASPSNGCQDSTDTESMLDEPCNSTVPALYSNSTSNHHLLPSSNHKPAPPAVVHHRSRDRHSPSHAKDREEGGHSAPPPPAIVPIPGSPTAPSSTSREAFRVVDGEGRAVRSFRCEHCRVLFLDHVMFTIHMGCHGFRQPFECNICGHRSQDRYEFSSHIVRGEHVVD
- the LOC117506993 gene encoding zinc finger protein Eos-like isoform X1, coding for MRLYQQNNFSETTLTGTGGDSSMEREFSGSLGGPTVSTPNSKENSPSRSLSANSIKVELYSDEDRCCTTEDEKGERVEEPGAEQVTETAGGYRELSSVEPIPTGSTRLPNGKLKCDICGMICIGPNVLMVHKRSHTGERPFQCIQCGASFTQKGNLLRHIKLHSGEKPFKCPFCSYACRRRDALSGHLRTHAVSSPSVGKPYKCSYCGRSYKQQITLEEHRERCHSYLQSLESQPLASTQNSGEEMRELEFIPDSLLQPSSDKMAFIDRFTNSVTKRKRSTPQKFVGQKHMRLSLADAPYELSAGGEKDGVMHHVDLGTPHFTSLEGDYAGCGGGVSDTVRPLQLPNAHASCLSELNPMISSAHTSVGLGLRMECTGTGVGLGSVGVGSREAAESHEDLPGGRSHVASPSNGCQDSTDTESMLDEPCNSTVPALYSNSTSNHHLLPSSNHKPAPPAVVHHRSRDRHSPSHAKDREEGGHSAPPPPAIVPIPGSPTAPSSTSREAFRVVDGEGRAVRSFRCEHCRVLFLDHVMFTIHMGCHGFRQPFECNICGHRSQDRYEFSSHIVRGEHVVD
- the LOC117506993 gene encoding zinc finger protein Eos-like isoform X3, with product MRLYQQNNFSETTLTGTGGDSSMEREFSGSLGGPTVSTPNSKENSPSRSLSANSIKVELYSDEDRCCTTEDEKGERVEEPGAEQVTETAGGYRELSSVEPIPTGSTRLPNGKLKCDICGMICIGPNVLMVHKRSHTGERPFQCIQCGASFTQKGNLLRHIKLHSGEKPFKCPFCSYACRRRDALSGHLRTHAVSSPSVGKPYKCSYCGRSYKQQITLEEHRERCHSYLQSLESQPLASTQNSGQKHMRLSLADAPYELSAGGEKDGVMHHVDLGTPHFTSLEGDYAGCGGGVSDTVRPLQLPNAHASCLSELNPMISSAHTSVGLGLRMECTGTGVGLGSVGVGSREAAESHEDLPGGRSHVASPSNGCQDSTDTESMLDEPCNSTVPALYSNSTSNHHLLPSSNHKPAPPAVVHHRSRDRHSPSHAKDREEGGHSAPPPPAIVPIPGSPTAPSSTSREAFRVVDGEGRAVRSFRCEHCRVLFLDHVMFTIHMGCHGFRQPFECNICGHRSQDRYEFSSHIVRGEHVVD
- the LOC117506993 gene encoding zinc finger protein Eos-like isoform X2, which codes for MDVIDCNGRSFISGGDSSMEREFSGSLGGPTVSTPNSKENSPSRSLSANSIKVELYSDEDRCCTTEDEKGERVEEPGAEQVTETAGGYRELSSVEPIPTGSTRLPNGKLKCDICGMICIGPNVLMVHKRSHTGERPFQCIQCGASFTQKGNLLRHIKLHSGEKPFKCPFCSYACRRRDALSGHLRTHAVSSPSVGKPYKCSYCGRSYKQQITLEEHRERCHSYLQSLESQPLASTQNSGEEMRELEFIPDSLLQPSSDKMAFIDRFTNSVTKRKRSTPQKFVGQKHMRLSLADAPYELSAGGEKDGVMHHVDLGTPHFTSLEGDYAGCGGGVSDTVRPLQLPNAHASCLSELNPMISSAHTSVGLGLRMECTGTGVGLGSVGVGSREAAESHEDLPGGRSHVASPSNGCQDSTDTESMLDEPCNSTVPALYSNSTSNHHLLPSSNHKPAPPAVVHHRSRDRHSPSHAKDREEGGHSAPPPPAIVPIPGSPTAPSSTSREAFRVVDGEGRAVRSFRCEHCRVLFLDHVMFTIHMGCHGFRQPFECNICGHRSQDRYEFSSHIVRGEHVVD